AAGCAAAGGACCTGTTCGAGAAAGCGAATGAAATCTTAGGATTCCGTATTTCCGACATCATGTTTTCCGGAACAGAGGAAGACCTGAAGCAGACGAAAGTAACCCAGCCGGCGGTGTTTCTGCATGCGGTAATTGGTTTTCTCTGTACAGAGCATGGTCAGCCGGATATGGTAGCGGGTCACTCTCTGGGTGAGTTTTCTGCCCTGGTAGCTAACGGTACCCTCTCTTTCGAGGAAGCGCTGAAACTGGTTGCTGTGCGTGCGAACGCTATGCAGAAAGCCTGTGAAATGCAGCCTGGAACTATGGCGGCAGTACTGGCACTGGACGACGCCAAAGTAGAAGAAATTTGTGCTGCTGTAACCGCCGAAACCGGCGAAGTAGTGGTAGCTGCTAACTATAACTGTCCTGGCCAGCTGGTAATTTCCGGCACTGTAAAAGGTATTGAAATTGCCTGTGAGCGTATGAAAGCTGCCGGTGCAAAAAGAGCGCTGGTACTGCCTGTAGGTGGTGCTTTCCACTCTCCGCTGATGGCGCCTGCCAAAGACGAACTGAAAGCTGCTATCGAAACAGCCACCTTCAACACACCTGCTTGCCCGGTTTACCAGAACGTAGCTGCTGCTGCTGTTACTGAACCTGCTCAGATCAAACAAAACCTGATCGATCAGCTGACAGGTGCCGTAAGATGGACACAATCCGTTCAGGCTATGGTAGCTGATGGTGCGGGTGAATTCACCGAAGTAGGCCCTGGTAAAGTATTACAGGGACTGGTTCAGAAAATTCACAAAGAAGCTGTGGTAAACGGCATCGAGAATAAATAAATGAACGACCGTTCAATAAAAAAGGCCACTACGCTTAGCGTAGTGGCCTTTTTCTATTTAAAACAGTTATATATCGGCTACCATTTCGTACTGGGATAACCAGTTGACCATGCCGGCATTTTCAAAAAAGAGGCTGATCTCCGGGAAATCGTCGTCTACGTTGAGTGCTGTGATAGCGGTACTGCTCAGTGCTTCAGTAGCATGTTTCAGCAGTGCACTGCCGATACCCTGGCGTCTGTAGTCCGGTGCCACACTGATATTTCGGATACGCCTGCTATTTTTATTGATCGCGAGATATCCGACAACCTTACCATCTTTCCTGGCCTCCCACGTAATAACGCTGGCTTCCCTTTTTATACATTGCGGGCGATTACTCCATGCAGGCTCCATATCCATGAAACCGGCGAGCATCAACCAATCGGGAGAAGGGTTATGCACAATCTCTATCTCAGGTAAACTACGGGTAATTTGTACATCTCCCTTGTAACTATGTAACAAACGGGTTTGGGTAAATCCGCTGCCTTTATAGGCATTGATGGCCTTCTGGTTGGTGCTGATTACTTCCAGGATAATCTGCAGAATGCCTTCCTGCTGGTAGATGGGAATGAAAGATTCATACATCTGCTGTACCAGCCGCTGGCCTCTGTAGGCGGGTATAACACCGGTACCTCCGTTGTAGAGAATGAGCGGATTTTCTAGGCTGTCTGTCCCGTGTAAAATAAAGCCACATAGTTCACTACCGTTGAAAGCGCCGATGGAGAAATTACGCTGCAGGTTTTCTGCAGCCATTTTTTCTTCCAGCATGCTGGGTGTAAGGTGCAGCGGCACTAGGTAGTCGCTGAAAGCCAGATTAAAGGTATCCGTAATCTTTTCCGTTGATTCCAGCCGGAGATCGTGGAAGTCATGGAGAAATGTCATGATGAATATTAGATATGGTCAATATTAATAATCAAATCTCATATACAGCAGCGGAATTATATGAGCGGAAAAACTATTTCATTTCTATGCTCACATTTATCCATTCCGGGTCGAATTTAGCCTGGAATTTTTTATAGAAATTAATCGCTGGTTCATTCCATTCCAGTACCTGGAAAGTGATGCCGCAGAACTGTTTCTCCCTGGCTTCCTCAAACAGTTGCTCAAACAGTAGCTGACCTACCTGGCGGCCTCTCCATTTTTCAGTTACGATAATATCTTCGAGGTAGAGGCGTGACCCTTTCCAGGTAGAATACCTTACGTAATATAATGCAAATCCAACGATGAATTCTTTGTCGTCCTCCATTACTGTTGCAACAAATGCCTTCCATACAGGATTGCTTCCAAAACCTGCTTCTTCAAAGTGTTCGAGGGTTACGGTTACTTCTTCCGGCGCTTTTTCATATTCCGCCAGCTCTCTGATCAATTCCAATAAACGTGGACAATCTTCTTTTCGTGCAACCCTTACCGTAATTTTTTCCATATGTAAATCTGTTATAATAAATTAACTGCTATTTGCGGCGTTGCGGTCCGGTCCCATACCGGTTCAATTTTTATGAATCCTGCTGTCACTACATGTTTCCGGGGAAATATACATTTGTTCCCGATGTGCACCTCTTGCAAAATAATTAAAAAATACTGTTGGAAGAGGATTCGGGTTAGAGGAAAGATGATGTAGGAGAGAGGAAGATGTAGAAATTACTGGTACAAAATTGCTAAACAATATTTTATTTTGTTGGAATTTCCGGAAGATACAAAAAGATTAAAATGAAAGATATCCTCGAAAGATATACCGCTTACAATGTATGGGCCAACAAGCGCGTTTGTACAGTATTGCAGAAGCTGACGGAGGAGCAGGCAATACAGGAGCTGGGAGGAAGTTTTGGGAATATGCGGGACACGGTATTGCATATATGGAATGCCGAAGCAGTGTGGCTGCAGCGATTGCAGCTGGTAGAGAAGCCGGTGGAGCCCGGGGGGACATATCCGGGAAGTTTTTCCGCCGGTTGTGACCAGTGGCAGAAGACCTCCGTTATGCTGGAGTCGTGGGTGAAGGCAGCAACGCCGGCCAGGCTGGGACATGTGGTCGCCTTTACCAGGCAAAAAAGCGACCATTACAAGATGAAAGCCGAAGACATCCTGATGCATGCTTGCAACCACAGCTCTTTTCACCGGGGGCAGCTGGTATCTATGCTAAGGCAGCTGGGGGTTACAAAAATCCCGTCGCTGGACTTCAGCACATTTACTACAAGGAAATAGCCCGATTTTAATATTCATTGTATTATTTTTACATATTCTTGATCAGACAAATAACCACTTTATGAACGCGGCTTCTTTTTATTCGCAGGCACCAAGGCATTTAGTAGCAGTAGATTGCATCATTTTCGGATTTGATGAAGGTAAGCTGAAACTGCTGGTGATCAAGCGTAAAGTGGCGCCAATGGCGGGCGAATGGTCGCTGGTTGGCGGTTTTGTGCAGGAAGACGAAGGTACCAATGATGCTGCGGCCAGGGTATTGAAGATGACCACCGGCTTAGATGATATTTATATGGACCAGCTGCACTGCTATGGCGACGTATCCCGCGATACCGGCGCCCGCGTGATCTCTGTGG
This window of the Chitinophaga sp. Cy-1792 genome carries:
- the fabD gene encoding ACP S-malonyltransferase, translated to MKHAYVFPGQGSQFPGMGKNLYETNAKAKDLFEKANEILGFRISDIMFSGTEEDLKQTKVTQPAVFLHAVIGFLCTEHGQPDMVAGHSLGEFSALVANGTLSFEEALKLVAVRANAMQKACEMQPGTMAAVLALDDAKVEEICAAVTAETGEVVVAANYNCPGQLVISGTVKGIEIACERMKAAGAKRALVLPVGGAFHSPLMAPAKDELKAAIETATFNTPACPVYQNVAAAAVTEPAQIKQNLIDQLTGAVRWTQSVQAMVADGAGEFTEVGPGKVLQGLVQKIHKEAVVNGIENK
- a CDS encoding GNAT family N-acetyltransferase; protein product: MTFLHDFHDLRLESTEKITDTFNLAFSDYLVPLHLTPSMLEEKMAAENLQRNFSIGAFNGSELCGFILHGTDSLENPLILYNGGTGVIPAYRGQRLVQQMYESFIPIYQQEGILQIILEVISTNQKAINAYKGSGFTQTRLLHSYKGDVQITRSLPEIEIVHNPSPDWLMLAGFMDMEPAWSNRPQCIKREASVITWEARKDGKVVGYLAINKNSRRIRNISVAPDYRRQGIGSALLKHATEALSSTAITALNVDDDFPEISLFFENAGMVNWLSQYEMVADI
- a CDS encoding DinB family protein, translated to MKDILERYTAYNVWANKRVCTVLQKLTEEQAIQELGGSFGNMRDTVLHIWNAEAVWLQRLQLVEKPVEPGGTYPGSFSAGCDQWQKTSVMLESWVKAATPARLGHVVAFTRQKSDHYKMKAEDILMHACNHSSFHRGQLVSMLRQLGVTKIPSLDFSTFTTRK
- a CDS encoding GNAT family N-acetyltransferase; protein product: MEKITVRVARKEDCPRLLELIRELAEYEKAPEEVTVTLEHFEEAGFGSNPVWKAFVATVMEDDKEFIVGFALYYVRYSTWKGSRLYLEDIIVTEKWRGRQVGQLLFEQLFEEAREKQFCGITFQVLEWNEPAINFYKKFQAKFDPEWINVSIEMK